A genomic window from Pocillopora verrucosa isolate sample1 chromosome 7, ASM3666991v2, whole genome shotgun sequence includes:
- the LOC131774075 gene encoding uncharacterized skeletal organic matrix protein 5-like yields MYQSSENLCSSNPCLHNTTCLNGYTEKGYLCLCQFGYTGKKCKIGTSCSDLLDSSEGNRAYSLKLGPASLPVYCHMSSLGACGGGGWTLVMKIDGTKRTFHYDSEYWSDKNSFNLPGGKTGFDSQETKLPTYWNTPFSKICLGMKVDHQLNFIVINREAESLYSLIADGNYRNTSLARDTWKALIGSQASLQFCCDIEGFNSDGGDAKTRIGIVCNECCNADCGFHDSRIGFGAGGIDDSHTCGNLAYWTPDNGDKNITAMGYIFIQ; encoded by the exons ATGTATCAGAGCAGTGAG AACTTATGCTCAAGTAACCCTTGTCTTCACAATACGACTTGCTTAAACGGATATACGGAAAAAGGATACCTATGTCTgtgccagtttggttatactGGGAAGAAGTGTAAAATAG GAACTAGCTGTAGTGATCTGCTAGACTC GTCCGAAGGTAACCGAGCCTATTCCTTGAAATTGGGACCAGCGTCACTTCCAGTGTATTGTCACATGAGCAGTCTTGGAGCATGCGGGGGTGGTGGATGGACGCTGGTTATGAAAATAGATGGCACCAAG AGAACCTTCCATTATGATTCCGAGTATTGGAGCGACAAAAATTCCTTCAACTTACCAGGAGGAAAAACTGGGTTTGACTCgcaagagaccaagttaccgacATACTGGAATACAcctttctccaagatctgtcttgGTATGAAGGTTGACCACCAGCTCAACTTTATTGTCATTAACAGAGAGGCTGAATCTTTGTACTCACTGATTGCTGATGGAAACTACCGCAACACCTCATTGGCCCGTGACACCTGGAAGGCGCTGATTGGCTCCCAAGCTTCCTTGCAGTTTTGCTGTGACATAGAGGGCTTTAATTCTGACGGTGGTGATGCAAAAACAAGAATTGGTATCGTTTGTAATGAGTGTTGCAATGCAGACTGCGGCTTTCATGATTCAAGAATTGGGTTTGGAGCGGGTGGGATAGATGATTCCCACACGTGTGGAAACTTAGCTTATTGGACACCCGATAACGGTGACAAAAACATCACAGCCATGGGATACATTTTCATCCAGTAA
- the LOC131774076 gene encoding melanocortin receptor 5-like, protein MVRTNLTKDVGEDTQTLENIVCVAGWKDDINNHLMIIGTTNIFLSFLAFLGNTLILVALSKESSLHPPAKLLYRCLAITDLCVGLISEPSSVVYWLSLVREDWKLCHHALKMSFLSYYILSLVSLLTMTAISVDRLLALLLGQRFGHAVTLKRTCVIVVIIWAFSITAGISHVINYRVAGWCSYGVVSLCIITATLSYIKIFCALRQNHVRGQVFFPPQPGKPVPLNMIRYRKAVNSALWVQLALIVCYLPYSIATGLFQSQNELSSLEFVVLESTVTLVYLNSSLNPFLYCWKIAEVRKAVKETISKALSSLLGYSIQNN, encoded by the coding sequence ATGGTACGAACAAACCTAACTAAAGATGTCGGAGAAGATACCCAAACATTGGAAAACATAGTTTGTGTTGCCGGCTGGAAAGATGATATAAACAACCATTTGATGATCATCGGaacaacaaacatttttttatcctttttggCTTTTCTCGGCAATACTCTGATTTTGGTCGCCCTTAGCAAGGAATCTTCTCTTCATCCGCCAGCCAAACTgttgtatcgttgtctggcaataACTGATCTCTGCGTCGGTCTCATATCAGAGCCTTCGTCTGTTGTTTATTGGCTGTCCTTAGTTCGTGAGGATTGGAAACTTTGTCACCATGCTCTGAAGATGAGTTTTCTTAGCTACTATATTCTTTCTTTAGTTTCTCTCTTAACGATGACCGCaataagtgtggacagacttctcgccttGTTGCTGGGGCAGAGATTCGGGCACGCTGTAACTCTGAAACGAACTTGTGTAATTGTTGTCATCATTTGGGCTTTTTCGATAACCGCTGGGATATCGCACGTTATAAATTACCGCGTGGCCGGCTGGTGTAGCTATGGTGTTGTATCGCTTTGTATCATAACAGCAACGTTATCgtacataaaaattttctgtGCTCTCCGACAAAATCATGTACGAGggcaagttttttttccaccacAGCCGGGCAAACCAGTTCCACTGAATATGATTCGATACAGAAAGGCTGTaaacagtgcactgtgggtgcagttggCACTGATCGTTTGCTATCTACCATATAGCATAGCGACAGGACTTTTTCAATCTCAAAATGAACTGTCCTCGTTGGAGTTTGTAGTCTTGGAAAGTACAGTAACTTTAGTTTACTTAAACTCATCGCTTAACCCGTTTCTTTATTGCTGGAAGATTGCTGAAGTAAGAAAAGCAGTGAAGGAGACAATCTCAAAAGCACTTTCCTCTTTGCTGGGTTATTCTATTCAGAACAATTAA
- the LOC131774072 gene encoding uncharacterized skeletal organic matrix protein 5-like: MVMKIDGRKYWSDKNSFNLPRGKTGFDSQETKLPTYWNTPFSKICLGMKVDQQLNFIVINREAESLYSLLADGKYRNTSLGRDTWKTPIGSQASLQLHCNMEGFNCDGVKTKTKIGIVSNEYLNACDQCDSRIGFGGAGVYDDNNSCGNVAVWNPDNGDKYIKAMGYIFVQ; this comes from the exons ATGGTTATGAAAATAGATGGGCGCAAG TATTGGAGCGACAAAAATTCCTTCAACTTACCAAGAGGAAAAACTGGGTTTGACTCgcaagagaccaagttaccgacATACTGGAATACACCTTTCTCCAAGATATGTCTCGGTATGAAGGTTGACCAACAGCTCAACTTTATTGTCATTAACAGAGAGGCTGAATCTTTGTACTCACTGCTTGCTGATGGAAAATACCGCAACACCTCATTGGGTCGGGACACATGGAAGACGCCGATAGGCTCGCAGGCTTCCTTGCAGCTTCACTGCAACATGGAGGGCTTCAATTGTGATGGTGTAAAGACTAAAACAAAGATTGGGATCGTTTCTAACGAGTATTTGAATGCCTGCGATCAATGTGATTCAAGAATTGGTTTTGGTGGCGCAGGAGTATATGACGATAATAACTCATGTGGTAACGTTGCTGTTTGGAACCCTGACAATGGTGACAAATACATTAAAGCCATGGGATACATTTTTGTTCAGTAG